The following are from one region of the Desertifilum tharense IPPAS B-1220 genome:
- the psbA gene encoding photosystem II q(b) protein — protein sequence MTLTSYRPTEDNLWSRFCNWITSTKNRLYIGWFGVLMIPTILVAVSVFIIAFIAAPPVDLDGIREPVSGSLLSGNNIITATIVPTSAAIGLHLYPLWAASSMEEWLYNGGPYQVVVLHFLIGIYAYLGREWELSYRLGMRPWIPVAFSAPVAAATAVLLIYPIGQGSFSDGLMLGISGTFNFMIVFQAEHNVLMHPFHQLGVIGVFGGALFSAMHGSLVTSSLIRETTEVESANTGYKFGQEQETYNIVAAHGYFGRLIFQYASFNNSRSLHFFLAAWPVVGIWFASLGISTMAFNLNGFNFNQSILDNEGRPINTWADIVNRANLGIEVIHERNAHNFPLDLASGEVQPVALIAPALNS from the coding sequence GTTCGGCGTTTTAATGATTCCAACGATCCTGGTAGCCGTCAGCGTTTTTATCATTGCCTTCATTGCTGCACCCCCCGTCGATCTCGATGGGATTCGGGAACCCGTTTCTGGTTCGTTGCTCTCTGGCAATAACATTATTACCGCAACCATTGTGCCCACCTCTGCGGCGATTGGCTTGCACCTGTATCCCCTCTGGGCCGCCTCTTCAATGGAAGAATGGCTGTATAACGGCGGCCCTTATCAGGTGGTTGTCCTCCACTTTTTAATCGGGATTTATGCCTATCTCGGTCGCGAGTGGGAGTTAAGCTACCGCTTAGGGATGCGTCCTTGGATTCCCGTTGCCTTTTCTGCACCCGTTGCGGCTGCAACTGCCGTTTTGCTGATTTATCCCATCGGACAAGGAAGCTTCTCGGATGGTTTAATGCTAGGGATTTCCGGCACCTTTAACTTTATGATTGTCTTTCAGGCAGAGCATAATGTCCTGATGCATCCCTTCCATCAGTTAGGTGTTATTGGCGTTTTCGGGGGTGCTTTATTCTCCGCCATGCATGGTTCTCTGGTGACATCTAGCCTAATTCGAGAAACCACAGAAGTTGAATCGGCTAACACGGGTTACAAGTTTGGGCAAGAACAAGAAACCTATAATATTGTTGCAGCGCACGGTTATTTTGGACGATTGATCTTTCAATATGCCAGCTTCAATAATTCTCGTTCTTTGCACTTCTTCTTAGCCGCCTGGCCTGTCGTTGGCATTTGGTTCGCTTCTTTGGGCATCAGTACGATGGCGTTTAACCTGAATGGATTTAATTTCAATCAATCGATTCTGGACAATGAAGGACGCCCGATTAATACTTGGGCAGATATTGTTAACCGCGCTAACTTAGGGATTGAAGTCATTCACGAACGTAATGCTCACAACTTTCCGCTTGATTTAGCCTCTGGAGAAGTTCAACCTGTCGCTTTAATCGCCCCTGCCCTCAATAGTTAA
- a CDS encoding helix-turn-helix transcriptional regulator → MTQLTPVALSYMADFFKVLSEVSRLHILCCLKSGAKNVTQIIEETGLGQANVSKHLKLLAQAGIVKRTQLGVSVYYEIANPYLFELCDLVCDSLLVQMQQQNQQLEKLRALQVNS, encoded by the coding sequence ATGACTCAGCTCACGCCTGTCGCTTTATCCTATATGGCTGACTTCTTTAAAGTCCTCTCGGAAGTCAGTCGCCTGCATATTCTTTGCTGTTTAAAATCGGGCGCAAAAAATGTCACCCAAATCATTGAAGAAACAGGCTTAGGACAAGCGAACGTTTCCAAACACTTAAAACTACTGGCTCAAGCAGGCATTGTAAAGCGAACTCAACTGGGCGTGAGCGTTTACTATGAAATTGCCAATCCCTATCTGTTTGAGTTATGCGATCTCGTTTGTGACTCTTTGCTGGTGCAAATGCAACAACAAAATCAACAGCTAGAAAAGCTGAGAGCCTTACAAGTCAATTCTTGA
- a CDS encoding response regulator — MRILLFEVDPVGRASLTEALAHYHYQVNIAPDSQTGLEWAIAHSYELVVLNVPSSEGISLCRQLRDRGYEKLILLLATSDPNPDIIAGLDAGADDCIAGSCDLSELMARIRALLRRREAAFIPAVLTWGDLCFNSASAEVTYRSQVLSLTPKEYNLLELFLRNPQRIFSRSAIIDRLWSLDTLPTENAVTTHIKGLRQQLKIAGMPVDIIETVYGLGYRLKAFPKSSTLAETPEAESEKPILPTHLQFKIGMIDGDPSEQNRAWLKNLQSAGVCWGFYFKRIADVSQAAIAISKTPLDALLVNFNAPDFDENCFNELQELVTQFPNLPVLAFAEPDSWLDRIVISRLGGSQCLQKNQPLEQILRAIATALPHNSIVEATVMAVNDDPLVLCELEHLLQPWGVRLVQVSDPQFFWSTLGETAPDLLILDLEMPGVRGIELCRAVRQDPKWGDLPIIAVTATPDTQLIHQVFIAGADDFVSKPIVGPELITRVVSRLDRVPLRYQLEQIRLKTVKQPLKESLKEYQANLLLVDDQPNNLRTLTAILNGQGYKIRKATSGENALETVSYQLPDLILLDIKMPEMDGYTICSALKSAAETREIPVIFLSALDDVTDKVKAFAVGGADYISKPFQAEEVLVRIKHQLTLRRQQQQLIEQNQRLQWEIQERKRVEAALRESEARQRSK; from the coding sequence ATGCGAATTTTACTTTTTGAGGTCGATCCAGTCGGGCGAGCTTCCCTAACAGAAGCGCTGGCCCACTATCATTATCAGGTCAACATTGCCCCCGATAGTCAAACGGGTTTGGAATGGGCGATCGCACATTCTTACGAACTGGTTGTTTTAAATGTACCCAGTTCGGAAGGGATTTCACTGTGTCGCCAATTACGCGATCGCGGTTACGAAAAACTGATTCTTCTCCTAGCCACCTCCGATCCCAACCCCGACATCATCGCCGGATTGGATGCGGGTGCAGATGACTGCATTGCCGGATCGTGCGACCTTTCAGAACTGATGGCGCGAATTCGAGCCTTGTTGCGTCGGCGAGAAGCAGCATTTATCCCGGCAGTTTTGACGTGGGGAGACTTGTGTTTCAACTCCGCCTCCGCCGAAGTCACCTATCGCAGTCAAGTTTTATCGCTGACTCCCAAAGAATACAACCTGCTCGAACTTTTTCTTCGCAATCCCCAACGCATTTTTAGCCGCAGTGCCATTATCGATCGCCTGTGGTCGTTGGATACCTTACCGACAGAAAACGCAGTCACCACGCACATTAAGGGGTTGCGACAGCAGCTTAAGATCGCAGGAATGCCTGTCGATATTATTGAAACGGTTTATGGACTCGGTTATCGGCTGAAAGCCTTTCCGAAGAGTTCCACCCTCGCCGAAACCCCAGAGGCGGAGTCTGAAAAACCGATATTACCCACCCACCTTCAATTCAAAATTGGCATGATTGATGGCGATCCCTCCGAGCAAAACCGCGCTTGGTTGAAAAACTTGCAAAGCGCTGGAGTTTGCTGGGGGTTCTATTTTAAGCGGATTGCTGATGTTAGCCAAGCCGCGATCGCGATCTCCAAAACGCCTTTAGATGCCTTGCTCGTCAACTTTAACGCGCCCGATTTTGATGAAAACTGCTTTAACGAATTACAAGAGTTAGTCACCCAATTCCCCAACCTCCCCGTTTTAGCCTTCGCCGAACCCGATAGTTGGTTAGACCGAATTGTCATTTCTCGCCTGGGGGGAAGTCAATGCTTGCAAAAGAACCAACCGTTAGAACAAATCCTAAGAGCGATCGCCACAGCGCTTCCCCATAATTCAATCGTTGAAGCTACAGTTATGGCCGTCAATGACGATCCTTTAGTGCTTTGCGAATTAGAACATCTTTTACAGCCTTGGGGAGTTCGTCTGGTTCAGGTATCCGATCCTCAATTCTTTTGGTCAACCCTAGGAGAAACGGCCCCTGACTTACTTATTTTAGACTTAGAAATGCCTGGGGTACGGGGAATTGAACTCTGTCGAGCCGTGCGCCAAGATCCCAAATGGGGAGACTTACCTATTATTGCTGTCACCGCCACACCCGATACCCAACTCATTCATCAAGTCTTTATTGCAGGAGCCGATGATTTTGTCAGCAAGCCGATTGTAGGACCAGAGTTAATTACGCGGGTGGTTAGCCGTCTCGATCGCGTTCCTCTGCGCTACCAGCTTGAGCAAATTCGCCTCAAAACTGTTAAGCAACCTTTGAAAGAATCTTTGAAGGAATATCAAGCGAATTTGTTATTAGTAGATGACCAACCCAATAACCTGCGTACCCTAACTGCCATTTTGAACGGACAAGGTTACAAGATTCGTAAGGCAACGAGTGGAGAGAATGCTTTAGAAACTGTGAGTTACCAGTTACCCGATCTGATTCTTTTGGATATTAAAATGCCAGAAATGGATGGTTATACCATTTGCTCGGCGCTGAAATCCGCCGCAGAAACTCGCGAAATTCCAGTCATCTTCTTAAGTGCTTTAGATGATGTGACGGATAAGGTGAAAGCTTTTGCAGTGGGTGGTGCAGATTATATTTCTAAGCCTTTTCAAGCGGAAGAAGTTCTCGTGCGAATTAAGCACCAGCTTACCTTACGACGCCAGCAACAACAGTTAATTGAGCAAAATCAACGCCTGCAATGGGAAATTCAAGAACGCAAACGTGTAGAAGCCGCTTTACGGGAAAGCGAAGCTCGACAACGTTCTAAGTAA